The Watersipora subatra chromosome 1, tzWatSuba1.1, whole genome shotgun sequence genome has a window encoding:
- the LOC137385510 gene encoding adenylosuccinate lyase-like, whose product MALPASAAAADSLYTKYRSPLVSRYASPEMAFNFSEFKKFTTWRRLWLLLAKSQKTLGLDISDKQIEEMEANVDNIDFKMAAEQERRCRHDVMAHVHTFAAACPTAAPIIHLGATSCYVGDNTDLIVLRDGLDLILPKVARCVQRLAVFAEEYRSMPCLAYTHLQPAQLTTVGKRACLWAADLLMDLRNLRRNKEDLRFRGVKGTTGTQASFLQLFNKDSEKVELLDKLVTEGSGFTSSYLVTGQTYSRKVDVDILSSLASLGSSVYKICSDIRLLANFKELEEPFEKEQIGSSAMPYKRNPMRSERCCSLARHLMSLIQDPLMTHSSQWMERTLDDSANRRVSLPEAFLTADVILGTLQNISEGIVVYPKVIERRVRLELPFMATESFIMAMVKKGANRQECHEKIRVLSQQAGAAVKEHGLENDLTDRILADPYFEPIHEQVTEIVEPKNFIGRSPEQVEKFLAQEVRPALSEYSSQLQELSMLNL is encoded by the exons ATGGCGCTGCCAGCGAGTGCTGCTGCCGCTGATTCTCTCTACACAAAATATCGCTCACCTTTAGTCAGTCGCTATGCCAGCCCTGAAATGGCATTCAACTTCAGTGAATTCAAAAAGTTCACAACATGGAGACGACTTTGGCTTCTTCTTGCCAAGTCTCAAAAG ACTTTAGGGCTGGATATTTCGGACAAACAAATTGAAGAAATGGAGGCTAATGTTGATAATATAGACTTCAAAATGGCAGCTGAGCAAGAACGCCGCTGTCGACATGATGTCATGGCCCATGTGCATACCTTTGCTGCTGCTTGTCCCACAGCCGCCCCTATTATACATCTTGGAGCCACATCTTGTTATGTTGGGGATAACACA GATTTGATTGTTCTGAGAGACGGCCTGGATCTGATTTTACCAAAG GTAGCACGATGCGTACAGAGACTGGCTGTGTTTGCAGAAGAGTATAGAAGCATGCCTTGCCTCGCTTACACACATCTCCA GCCAGCACAGCTGACAACGGTTGGCAAGAGAGCCTGTTTGTGGGCTGCTGATTTATTGATGGATTTGAGAAATTTGAGGCGTAACAAGGAAGATCTGCGATTCAGAGGTGTAAAGGGAACCACCGGTACACAGGCTAGCTTTCTACAACTATTCAACAAAGACTCTGAAAAG GTTGAATTGTTAGACAAGTTGGTAACAGAGGGTTCAGGCTTTACCAG TTCATACCTGGTTACTGGGCAGACGTACAGTAGAAAGGTAGATGTGGATATTCTCTCTTCTCTCGCTAGCCTTGGCTCCTCTGTTTACAAGATATGCTCTGACATAAGATTGCTCGCTAACTTCAAAGAGCTTGAGGAACCGTTTGAGAAGGAACAAATCG GTTCTAGCGCGATGCCGTATAAGAGAAATCCAATGAGGTCTGAGAGGTGTTGCTCTCTTGCTAGACACCTAATGTCACTCATACAGGACCCACTCATGACACATTCATCACAGTGGATGGAGAGGACATTGGATGATAGTGCCAACAG GCGAGTTTCTTTACCCGAAGCGTTCCTCACCGCTGATGTTATTCTTGGCACTCTTCAAAACATATCCGAGGGGATTGTTGTTTATCCTAAAGTGATAGAGCGAAGGGTGAGGCTGGAGTTGCCCTTCATGGCCACCGAAAGCTTTATCATGGCAATGGTTAAGAAGGGGGCTAACAGGCAG GAATGCCATGAGAAGATACGGGTGTTATCGCAGCAGGCAGGCGCTGCAGTCAAAGAACATGGACTTGAAAATGACTTAACAGACAGAATTCTGGCTGATCCATACTTTGAGCCGATACATGAGCAGGTGACAGAGATAGTCGAGCCAAAGAATTTCATAGGTAGAAGCCCTGAGCAG GTGGAAAAGTTTCTAGCACAGGAAGTGAGACCAGCCCTGAGCGAGTATTCCAGTCAACTGCAGGAGTTGTCTATGCTCAACTTATAG